Proteins encoded in a region of the Podospora pseudopauciseta strain CBS 411.78 chromosome 6, whole genome shotgun sequence genome:
- a CDS encoding hypothetical protein (SMCOG1288:ABC transporter related protein; COG:Q; EggNog:ENOG503NZ36; antiSMASH:Cluster_1) has protein sequence MATMAETEKPSTPSIHCVSEALTTPGPTEEVAPPTTEEKEESNGAYWRIFSYADKVEKIIQAVAAVAAICSGVGMALQNLIFGQFVTVITDYVSGTSDRDVFMGEVSKLALYFVYLGIARFVLSYTYNTLFTYAGYRTVRNIRRAYLRAALSQDVAFFDLGSAGSIAAKASSNGKLIQSGISEKLGLTFQGLAAFMASFIVAFVTNWKLSLICLCIAPATILVMSIVAMVHAGYETKILDIYSQANSFAEGVLASAKTVHAFGMRERLVERFNNYLDEAGVWGRKISPLLGILMSAEYSIIFLGMALAFWQGIAMLSRGDIAAGEIFTVLFAVVIATISITMLAPYSIDFSRASTAAAQLFKLIDTVSKIDPFDESGDQPDGVEGLVELEHVSFAYPSRPKIKVLDDFTLTIPAGKVTALVGASGSGKSTIVGLLERWYNPFSGSIKLDGRPIDQLNLHWLRKNIRLVQQEPVLFQGTVFENIAYGLVGTPYEQSSREEQMARVEEAAKLAFAHDFILQLPQGYNTDIGQRGGLLSGGQKQRVAIARSVVSHPKVLLLDEATSALDPHAEGTVQKALDRAAEGRTTLVIAHKLATIKKADQIIVMSKGKIVEQGTHEGLIAQDGTYAKLVRAQDLAVGGQKLLDTDGSRNMDSHDEGDEDNESRHPMELTKTMTRYPTQDWMRLDEQRDRDDFHKHKHVGLLTVVTRLVKYTPELNLMYGALFLGCVGAAAAFPGQAILMARVMDVFTLTGQAMVDRGNFFACMFIVMAGGCLAVYFVLGWACNTIAQTLTRKLRRQVFDNLLRQDIQFFDRPENSVGSLVSHVESDPQGVFELMGINVGLILISVLNLGACSILAIAHTWKLGLVVVLAGMPPLALSGFFKIRLDVKLDQMVSKRHSKSSAIASESINAIRTVSSLALEDKVLEKYTAELDHAVAGSVKPLTLIMTCFAFTQCIEYLFMALGFWYGCKLVSDLEISMYDFFVAFMGVFLSAQAASQFFAFSTSMTKGQNSANYIFWLSSLQPIVQETPDNQDRKPSSGGPIELDNVRFSYPLRPDTTVLRGVDLKIEKGQFIAVVGASGCGKSTIIGLLERFYDASTGTVRIASDPLPSINPRHYRAIVSLVQQEPTLFQGTIQDNIALGLDESDIPTEKDAVLSTRVEAALRAANAWDFVCSLPDGVATLAGSNGTQLSGGQRQRIAIARALIRNPKILLLDEATSALDSTSEKIVQEALAEVAKEGDRITVAVAHRLSTIKDADLICVFHAGKIVEVGTHAKLLAKGEIYKQMCEAQNLD, from the exons ATGGCGACGATGGCAGAGACGGAAAAGCCGAGCACTCCTTCAATACACTGTGTGTCTGAAGCCTTGACGACTCCTGGGCCCACCGAGGAAGTTGCCCCGCCAACCacggaggaaaaggaggaatCAAATGGTGCATACTGG AGAATATTCAGCTATGCCGACAAAGTCGAAAAGATCATTCAGGCagtggctgctgttgcggcAATCTGCTCTGGGGTGGGCATGGCTTTGCAGAACCTGATCTTTGGCCAGTTTGTGACAGTCATCACCGACTATGTCTCTGGTACTTCGGACAGGGACGTTTTCATGGGCGAAGTCTCCAAACTAGC TCTTTATTTCGTCTACCTCGGAATCGCCCGCTTCGTCTTGTCATACACTTACAACACCTTGTTCACTTATGCCGGTTACCGCACCGTCCGCAACATTCGCCGCGCATATCTCCGCGCTGCGCTTTCCCAGGATGTGGCCTTCTTCGACCTTGGGTCTGCCGGCTCCATCGCAGCAAAAGCGTCATCCAACGGCAAGCTGATCCAGAGCGGCATTTCGGAGAAGCTAGGACTCACCTTCCAGGGGCTGGCTGCATTCATGGCCTCCTTTATCGTTGCATTCGTTACCAACTGGAAGCTTTCGCTTATATGCTTATGCATTGCCCCCGCAACAATTTTGGTCATGTCCATTGTCGCAATGGTTCACGCCGGCTACGAGACCAAGATCTTGGATATTTACTCACAGGCAAACTCTTTTGCCGAGGGCGTGCTTGCAAGTGCCAAGACTGTTCACGCCTTTGGCATGAGGGAGCGGCTGGTTGAGAGGTTCAACAACTATCTCGATGAAGCGGGGGTCTGGGGACGCAAGATTTCGCCGCTGCTCGGCATTTTAATGTCGGCCGAGTACAGCATCATCTTTTTGGGGATGGCTCTTGCCTTTTGGCAAGGTATTGCCATGCTGTCACGCGGCGACATCGCTGCCGGTGAGATCTTTACCGTCTTGTTTGCCGTCGTAATTGCCACCATCTCTATCACCATGCTCGCTCCGTACAGCATTGACTTTTCGAGAGCTTCAACAGCTGCCGCACAGCTCTTCAAGTTGATCGACACCGTTTCCAAGATCGATCCCTTTGACGAATCCGGGGATCAGCCCGATGGCGTGGAGGGCCTTGTGGAGTTGGAGCACGTGTCATTTGCCTACCCCTCGAGGCCCAAGATCAAGGTCTTGGACGACTTTACTCTCACAATCCCGGCAGGAAAGGTGACTGCTCTCGTTGGTGCCAGCGGTTCGGGCAAGAGCACCATTGTCGGTCTCTTGGAACGGTGGTACAATCCATTCTCTGGCTCCATCAAGCTCGACGGCCGGCCCATTGACCAGCTCAACCTCCACTGGCTTCGCAAAAACATTCGATTGGTGCAGCAAGAGCCTGTTCTGTTCCAAGGAACTGTCTTTGAAAATATCGCCTATGGGCTGGTGGGCACGCCATACGAGCAGAGTTCTCGCGAGGAGCAGATGGCTCGTGTGGAAGAGGCAGCAAAATTGGCGTTTGCTCATGATTTTATCCTGCAGCTCCCTCAAGGTTACAATACGGATATTGGCCAGCGAGGAGGTTTGCTGAGTGGAGGACAGAAGCAGAGGGTCGCCATTGCCCGGAGCGTGGTTTCCCACCCTAAAGTTCTTCTTCTCGATGAAGCCACTTCGGCTCTAGATCCCCATGCTGAAGGCACGGTTCAGAAGGCGCTCGACAGGGCCGCCGAGGGCCGCACCACGCTGGTCATTGCACACAAGCTAGCTACGATCAAAAAAGCAGACCAAATCATCGTGATGTCCAAGGGCAAAATTGTTGAGCAAGGCACTCACGAAGGGCTCATTGCCCAGGATGGGACCTATGCCAAACTTGTGCGCGCTCAAGATCTGGCTGTCGGAGGCCAGAAGCTTTTAGACACGGACGGGTCTCGGAACATGGACAGTCATGATGAAGGCGACGAGGACAATGAGAGTCGTCATCCGATGGAACTTACCAAGACCATGACCCGATACCCAACACAAGATTGGATGCGGCTGGACGAGCAAAGGGATCGCGATGACTTCCACAAGCATAAGCACGTTGGTCTCTTAACCGTAGTAACCCGTCTTGTCAAGTACACCCCTGAGCTCAACCTGATGTATGGGGCGCTCTTCTTGGGTTGTGTAGGAGCTGCCGCGGCCTTCCCAGGTCAAGCCATTCTCATGGCCCGGGTTATGGACGTCTTTACTTTGACCGGGCAGGCCATGGTTGACCGCGGCAACTTCTTTGCTTGCATGTTTATTGTCATGGCGGGGGGTTGTCTCGCGGTTTACTTTGTCCTCGGTTGGGCTTGCAACACGATTGCCCAGACGTTGACCCGGAAGCTCCGTCGACAAGTATTTGACAACTTATTGCGTCAGGACATCCAGTTTTTCGACCGTCCCGAGAATTCGGTTGGGTCCTTGGTCAGCCATGTCGAGTCAGACCCCCAAGGCGTCTTTGAGCTGATGGGCATAAACGTTGGGCTCATTCTGATCTCAGTCCTCAACCTCGGAGCTTGCAGCATTTTGGCTATCGCACACACTTGGAAGCTgggtcttgttgttgtccttgCCGGGATGCCACCTCTCGCCCTGTCTGGCTTCTTCAAGATTCGTCTTGATGTGAAGCTGGATCAGATGGTTTCCAAGCGCCATTCCAAGAGTTCTGCCATCGCCTCGGAAAGCATCAATGCCATCCGGACAGTGTCGTCGTTGGCTTTGGAGGACAAGGTTCTCGAAAAGTACACTGCCGAACTGGACCATGCCGTCGCTGGATCAGTCAAACCTCTTACCCTGATCATGACGTGCTTCGCCTTCACTCAATGTATCGAGTATCTCTTCATGGCTTTAGGCTTCTGGTACGGCTGCAAGCTTGTCTCGGACCTCGAAATTTCCATGTATGACTTCTTTGTGGCCTTTATGGGTGTCTTTTTGTCGGCGCAAGCGGCCTCGCAGTTTTTTGCATTCTCAACAAGCATGACCAAGGGTCAAAACTCGGCAAACTACATCTTTTGGCTCTCTTCACTCCAGCCAATAGTTCAGGAGACACCGGACAATCAAGACAGGAAGCCTTCGTCTGGAGGTCCCATTGAGCTCGACAATGTCCGCTTTTCGTATCCGCTCCGCCCGGACACTACCGTGCTGCGTGGCGTCGACCTGAAGATCGAGAAAGGACAGTTCAttgccgttgttggtgcGTCTGGTTGCGGCAAGTCGACCATCATTGGTCTTTTGGAACGGTTTTACGACGCCTCTACTGGCACCGTCCGCATTGCATCTGATCCTCTCCCCTCAATCAACCCTCGACATTATCGCGCCATTGTCTCTCTCGTCCAGCAAGAGCCAACTCTCTTCCAGGGAACAATCCAAGATAACATTGCTCTGGGGCTCGACGAAAGTGACATACCCACCGAAAAGGATGCTGTTTTGTCGACTCGGGTTGAAGCGGCGCTTCGCGCTGCGAACGCCTGGGACTTTGTCTGCTCTCTTCCGGACGGTGTTGCGACTTTGGCTGGGTCCAACGGAACACAGCTATCAGGAGGACAGCGCCAGCGGATTGCTATTGCCCGTGCTCTTATTCGTAACCCCAAGATCCTTCTTTTGGACGAGGCCACGAGTGCGCTTGATTCCACAAGCGAGAAGATTGTCCAAGAGGCCCTTGCCGAAGTAGCAAAGGAGGGTGACCGCATTACCGTGGCTGTTGCTCACCGACTGAGCACCATCAAAGACGCGGATCTCATTTGCGTCTTCCACGCAGGAAAGATTGTGGAGGTAGGGACACATGCAAAGCTTTTGGCTAAGGGGGAGATTTATAAGCAAATGTGTGAAGCTCAGAACCTGGATTGa
- a CDS encoding hypothetical protein (EggNog:ENOG503P0DY; COG:U; antiSMASH:Cluster_1), producing the protein MPHAPSPMLTAKHPTASNIASPLSLYAHRAATLIAMNRAMASPPTEATSVVPRACNACRARKIGCNRESPCAHCVRAKIECIYNEIRPREKRARILLSHQYEQKIDHLDSRLDEILDLLRQLKTQQPTTGCPIPEIQLRAPSPANVTAPRTQPAALSIPATPSSAATSPDSSTATTHVRSSHAHANTTPPMVEGNSSLTAQTEFASEFLKTAVHDRDSQPEMRERLDALRVLVEAMKKQPAADEMRYPHAAPVKTLSLKDCKLPPIQIVVEVLRMTQSFKVMCLAWVYELIPLTGFLDAYVREDNDLITLINVNVGLHFLFWACAQVDQEKKDEYLGYAQTCGSTIETALAHLPLHLPANDDTISALLSGSFYAVEISKPSLAWILTSKASELCQTLGYHRANDGYVLFKSGGATNDIDRYKRHLLFWSVYIVDKSLSLRLGRSSSIQDYDISLPYPSTDNPGNSGITGFFLLWVLLAKLQGQVYELLYCPEAAIAPESVKRERVKTLLGRLEEFEAKTAEVIHQWSSYCREHAGDDLTDFFLVSDHVLRLSLLTMVHRALPNPPGSPTTFSTECINVARQTLGRHQECMELIKSTNCGLFSTYMHWTILMAPFVPFIVLFCQVIETKDKDDLARLQAFATSLQYESSVTEAVERLRRLFQVLVSVASHHVRSPPTSQIGQRTDLRPDLPKDTHQANQAAFEVDAYLGTLGFSQQIVSDQWPESTTGQGQENGREGGEFPEGHRMANPMMWMGNEMQLEDWFYNNDQIEALESLYN; encoded by the exons ATGCCTCATGCTCCGTCTCCGATGCTCACGGCAAAACACCCGACAGCTTCCAATATCGCTTCACCTCTGTCCTTGTACGCCCATAGGGCCGCCACTCTCATCGCCATGAACCGCGCAATGGCTTCCCCACCCACCGAAGCCACATCGGTCGTCCCCCGAGCT TGCAATGCATGTCGAGCTCGCAAG ATAGGATGCAATCGCGAATCTCCCTGTGCCCATTGCGTCAGAGCAAAGATCGA ATGTATCTACAATGAAATACGACCcagggagaagagggctCGCATTCTTTTGAGCCACCAGTA TGAGCAAAAGATCGACCACCTTGACAGTCGCCTGGATGAGATCCTAGATCTTCTGCGACAACTCAAAACTCAGCAACCCACAACTGGCTGCCCAATCCCCGAGATCCAGCTCCGTGCACCATCGCCAGCCAATGTAACCGCTCCAAGAACGCAACCCGCAGCTCTCTCAATACCAGCCACACCATCGTCAGCCGCAACAAGCCCAGACTCATCAACCGCCACCACGCATGTCAGGTCCAGTCATGCTCATGCAAACACCACACCGCCCATGGTTGAGGGCAACTCATCGCTTACCGCACAGACAGAGTTCGCCAGTGAATTCCTGAAAACTGCCGTCCATGATCGGGACTCGCAACCAGAAATGCGCGAGCGCCTCGATGCCCTTCGTGTCCTCGTCGAGGCCATGAAGAAACAACCAGCGGCGGATGAGATGCGGTATCCACATGCTGCACCCGTCAAGACGCTATCCTTGAAAGATTGCAAGTTGCCCCCTATTCAgattgttgttgaggttctCCGGATGACACAGTCCTTTAAGGTTATGTGTCTGGCCTGGGTGTACGAGCTAATACCTCTCACGGGGTTCCTTGACGCATATGTGAGAGAGGACAACGATTTGATCACCCTCATCAATGTCAATGTTGGTCTCCACTTCCTATTTTGGGCGTGCGCACAAGTGGaccaagaaaagaaagacgAATATCTTGGTTACGCGCAGACCTGTGGTAGTACCATCGAAACAGCTTTGGCACATCTGCCGCTGCATCTTCCCGCCAACGATGACACTATCTCTGCGCTCCTGTCGGGATCATTTTATGCCGTGGAGATATCCAAGCCCTCCCTAGCCTGGATTCTGACTTCCAAGGCATCAGAACTGTGCCAGACACTGGGCTATCACCGAGCCAACGACGGCTATGTCCTGTTCAAGTCTGGAGGGGCTACAAATGATATTGATCGATACAAGCGGCACTTGTTGTTTTGGTCCGTCTACATTGTCGACAAGAGCCTGTCTCTCCGGCTTGGACGGTCCTCCAGTATCCAAGACTACGACATTTCCCTCCCATATCCTTCCACAGATAATCCCGGCAATTCCGGCATCACAGGATTTTTTTTACTATGGGTTCTCCTAGCAAAGTTACAGGGCCAGGTGTACGAGTTGCTTTATTGCCCAGAGGCCGCCATTGCGCCAGAAAGCGTCAAGAGAGAAAGGGTTAAGACTCTGCTGGGTCGTTTGGAAGAATTCGAGGCCAAGACGGCAGAGGTGATT CACCAATGGAGTTCGTATTGCCGCGAACATGCCGGCGATGACTTGACTGATTTCTTTCTTGTGTCCGATCACGTACTGCGGCTTAGTCTCCTCACAATGGTGCATCGCGCCCTTCCCAATCCACCAGGATCACCCACCACTTTCTCCACAGAGTGTATAAACGTGGCACGCCAAACGCTAGGACGACACCAAGAGTGTATGGAGTTAATCAAGTCTACAAACTGCGGGTTGTTCAGCACTTATATGCACTG GACGATCCTAATGGCCCCCTTCGTTCCATTCATTGTCCTTTTCTGTCAGGTAATCGAAACAAAAGATAAGGATGATCTTGCCAGACTGCAAGCCTTTGCCACGTCGTTACAGTATGAGTCTTCCGTCACTGAGGCCGTGGAAAGACTCCGTCGTTTATTTCAGGTGCTCGTCAGCGTGGCATCCCATCATGTTCGATCTCCTCCTACCAGCCAGATCGGACAACGTACAGATTTAAGACCCGACCTACCGAAAGATACACACCAGGCCAATCAGGCAGCGTTCGAAGTTGACGCTTATCTCGGAACATTAGGGTTTTCCCAACAAATTGTCTCAGATCAGTGGCCCGAGAGCACAACTGGTCAAGGACAAGAGAAtggccgagaaggaggagagttTCCCGAGGGACATCGAATGGCTAACCCTATGATGTGGATGGGGAATGAGATGCAGCTGGAGGATTGGTTCTACAATAATGACCAGATAGAAGCGTTGGAATCTCTGTATAATTAA
- a CDS encoding hypothetical protein (COG:O; CAZy:AA9; EggNog:ENOG503NW4V; antiSMASH:Cluster_1), with the protein MKLSSFTILAGLAAQAQAHYIFNILIVNGQRIGGEYTYVRRNSNSYNPAFPDILTSDELRCNRGAKPGGNVQTYEVKAGDKIGFKVFNNEFIEHPGPGFIYMSKAPGSVATYDGSGEWFKVYETGLCRGGGNVDTNWCSWQKDRLEFTIPPKTPPGEYLVRIEHIGLHEGHVRRAQFYITCAQLKITGPGGGNPSPLVRIPGIYNANDPGIAYNKWTNNPAAYRMPGPAVWNGN; encoded by the exons ATGAAGCTCTCGTCGTTCACCATCTTGGCTGGCCTCGCGGCCCAAGCCCAGGCCCACTACATTTTCAACATACTGATTGTGAACGGCCAGCGCATCG GTGGCGAGTACACATACGTTCGACGCAATTCTAACAGCTACAATCCGGCCTTTCCCGACATCCTTACCTCTGATGAATTACGGTGCAACCGCG GCGCCAAGCCTGGCGGCAACGTACAGACATACGAGGTCAAGGCTGGTGATAAGATCGGCTTCAAGGTCTTCAACAACGAGTTTATTGAACACCCCGGACCGGGGTTTATCTACATGTCCAAAGCCCCTGGCAGTGTCGCTACGTACGATGGTTCCGGCGAGTGGTTCAAGGTCTACGAGACCGGTCTTTGCCGCGGCGGAGGAAATGTGGACACGAACTGGTGCTCGTGGCAGAAGGACAG GCTTGAATTCACTATCCCGCCCAAGACCCCCCCTGGAGAGTATCTCGTCCGCATCGAGCACATTGGTCTACACGAGGGTCACGTACGCCGCGCTCAGTTCTACATTACCTGCGCACAGTTGAAGATCACCGGGCCCGGTGGTGGCAACCCCTCGCCTCTTGTCCGCATCCCCGGTATCTACAATGCCAATGACCCCGGCATTGCTTACAACAAGTGgaccaacaaccccgccgcTTATCGCATGCCTGGTCCCGCTGTCTGGAACGGAAACTGA